Proteins from one Arcobacter sp. F155 genomic window:
- a CDS encoding 7TM diverse intracellular signaling domain-containing protein, with protein sequence MLNKIIISIFLLFTTLYAKPVLVYEDIKELDILKYSDIHIDYTKELSIHDIKENDDLFQKNSESRLSYGYAPNFNIWIRFKLKNTTNKEIKRVLEYDNALTSHITFYDLDSNIKALKGLYFRQNDIKTVNSAFPILIKPNSEKTIYIKASSDITTMIIKLKLWENFTFFEKELKHQMILALFFGAMFILGIYNLFIFFFTKDISYLYYVVYIIGIIVHHLLYVGFATIYMLPDGWIEEILKYAPVIVAIPIVALALFTKEFLNTKQYPKNNAFLNFYLILIPISIVFFLLTDDYDKHRNTLTMLLLIYLMGLTLYATIKRNKQAYFILFGWFVFLISGLTMFLSSAGIFNVYDYFPYIVEASFVSEATIFSIALANRITSLQKDKDEANKRLIVHQQNETERLSKEVSLRTKDLKDTLIEKELLLKELNHRVKNNMQTIVSLIRLQADEIHNEKLQDILVTIQNRINAMSHLHELLYKQDNISHVNTYEYFEALIEEVVDSYHKDVDIDLDVRANIKMEQAVYCGLILNELLTNSFKYAFPDFIGTIEIKLFKQHNEITFLVKDNGIGFKENKQTDSLGLTLVDTLARNQLKGEIEIKSTKGVETKIIWQDDDK encoded by the coding sequence ATGCTCAATAAAATTATTATTTCTATCTTTTTATTATTTACTACTCTTTATGCCAAACCTGTTTTAGTTTATGAAGATATAAAAGAGCTAGATATATTAAAATATTCAGATATTCACATAGACTATACAAAAGAACTAAGCATACATGATATAAAAGAAAATGATGATTTATTTCAAAAAAATAGTGAAAGTAGACTCTCTTATGGTTATGCACCTAACTTTAATATTTGGATACGATTTAAACTAAAAAACACTACAAATAAAGAGATTAAAAGAGTTTTAGAGTATGACAATGCTTTGACTAGTCATATTACATTTTATGATTTAGATAGTAATATTAAGGCCTTAAAAGGCTTATATTTTAGACAAAATGACATAAAGACAGTTAACTCAGCTTTTCCAATATTAATTAAACCAAATAGTGAAAAAACTATTTATATAAAAGCAAGTTCAGATATTACAACTATGATTATAAAACTCAAACTTTGGGAAAACTTTACTTTCTTTGAAAAAGAGTTAAAACATCAAATGATATTAGCCCTATTCTTTGGTGCAATGTTTATTTTGGGAATTTATAATCTATTTATCTTCTTTTTTACAAAGGATATAAGTTACTTATATTATGTAGTCTATATTATTGGGATTATAGTTCATCACCTTTTATATGTTGGTTTTGCAACAATATATATGCTTCCTGATGGCTGGATAGAAGAAATATTAAAGTATGCACCAGTAATTGTTGCTATTCCTATTGTTGCCCTTGCTTTATTTACAAAAGAGTTTTTAAATACAAAGCAGTATCCTAAAAACAATGCTTTTTTAAACTTCTATTTAATCCTAATTCCTATTTCTATTGTTTTCTTCTTATTAACAGATGATTATGATAAACATAGAAATACACTTACAATGCTTTTATTAATTTATCTAATGGGATTAACTCTATATGCAACAATAAAAAGAAATAAACAAGCCTACTTTATACTTTTTGGATGGTTTGTATTTTTAATATCTGGACTTACAATGTTCCTATCAAGTGCAGGAATATTTAACGTATATGATTACTTTCCTTATATTGTAGAAGCTTCTTTTGTATCTGAAGCAACTATTTTTTCGATTGCCCTTGCAAATAGAATAACAAGTCTACAAAAAGACAAAGATGAAGCAAATAAAAGATTGATTGTTCATCAACAAAATGAGACTGAAAGATTAAGTAAAGAAGTATCATTAAGAACAAAAGACTTAAAAGATACACTTATTGAAAAAGAGCTTTTATTAAAAGAACTAAATCATAGAGTAAAAAACAATATGCAAACTATTGTATCTCTAATAAGACTTCAAGCAGATGAAATACACAATGAAAAACTACAAGATATCTTAGTTACTATTCAAAATAGAATTAATGCAATGAGTCATCTTCATGAGTTACTTTATAAACAAGATAATATTTCCCATGTAAATACTTATGAATATTTTGAAGCTCTTATTGAAGAGGTTGTTGATAGTTATCATAAAGATGTTGATATTGATTTAGATGTAAGAGCAAATATAAAAATGGAACAAGCTGTTTATTGTGGACTTATTTTAAATGAACTTCTTACAAACTCATTTAAATATGCTTTCCCAGATTTTATTGGAACAATTGAAATAAAACTTTTTAAACAGCACAATGAAATCACTTTCCTTGTAAAAGATAATGGAATTGGATTTAAAGAGAATAAACAAACTGATTCTCTAGGCTTAACCCTTGTAGATACACTTGCAAGAAATCAGCTTAAAGGTGAGATAGAGATTAAATCAACGAAAGGAGTAGAGACAAAAATTATCTGGCAAGATGATGACAAATGA
- a CDS encoding OmpA family protein gives MKSLISKKLASLSLCAFLFTGCALQNSNQQTPDNNTGLSKTQTGALIGGLLGAVVGASTKGDNKAKRAVIGGAIGAAVGGGIGYSMEQQAKDIAQELDTDVNNNPNAVVNPDNDLIVSNTQRYVKIMLRDEMVFKTNSSVPTQSAALKIGKISKVLRNYPNTVVQVLGFTDSRGTYEFNQKLSEQRASNVGNTLLNTGISNKIFSRGCSFNKPLVPNNSDANMSLNRRVEVYLYPSQESIIDGCSSY, from the coding sequence ATGAAAAGTCTTATCTCAAAAAAGTTAGCAAGCTTGTCTTTATGTGCCTTTTTATTCACTGGTTGTGCTTTACAAAATAGTAATCAGCAAACACCTGATAATAATACTGGCTTATCTAAAACACAAACCGGTGCCTTAATTGGAGGTTTACTTGGTGCAGTTGTTGGTGCTAGTACTAAAGGTGACAATAAAGCAAAACGTGCAGTAATTGGTGGTGCTATTGGTGCAGCTGTTGGTGGTGGAATTGGCTATAGTATGGAGCAACAAGCAAAAGATATTGCCCAAGAGCTTGATACTGATGTAAATAATAATCCTAATGCAGTTGTAAACCCAGATAATGATTTAATTGTTTCAAATACTCAAAGGTATGTAAAAATCATGCTAAGGGATGAGATGGTTTTTAAAACTAACTCTTCTGTTCCTACTCAATCGGCTGCTTTAAAAATTGGTAAAATTAGCAAGGTTTTAAGAAACTATCCAAATACTGTAGTTCAAGTTTTAGGTTTTACTGACAGTAGAGGTACTTATGAGTTTAATCAAAAACTATCAGAACAAAGAGCATCAAATGTAGGTAATACTTTACTTAATACAGGTATTTCTAATAAGATATTTTCAAGGGGTTGTTCTTTTAATAAACCTTTAGTTCCAAATAATAGTGATGCTAATATGTCTCTAAATAGAAGAGTTGAAGTGTATTTATATCCAAGTCAAGAATCGATAATTGATGGATGTAGTAGTTATTAA
- a CDS encoding DNA polymerase IV — protein MFLHLDLDCFFVSAHRTVDKTLENIPAAVGGRSNLNIFSSQKELRKVSENGGAFVSTILTNEGEKSFKEYFVDENGRIRGIVTTASYEARAFGVKTAMSVNEALKLCPNLKMIPPNYPLYHDLSKKLCELLKKEIPLVEQFSIDEFFGDLSGYIKDEDVEEFAFKLKQKIKKELDLPISIGIAPSKYLSKLITEHAKPNGIKFVRKEHIRNFTKDIPIEEFPGIGKKYQERLKGYGIKTLGDIEGKKDLFYSWKKPGIELYNRVCGIEDNKLNLQRDKKSIGIGRSFDPIYDREELIRRVIILSRYLSFIVKKADKNPLSYALQIRYESKIKSKNFVNVNRIFNEESFKARIKELFLEIDNHPSHGIVQLNITVYNFSKPNEYTYNIFEYENDLKKKKLGNEIQALREKYGVDIIKTASEIKKEK, from the coding sequence ATGTTTTTACACCTAGACCTAGACTGCTTTTTTGTATCCGCCCATAGAACTGTTGATAAAACCTTAGAAAACATTCCTGCTGCTGTAGGAGGAAGAAGTAATCTTAATATTTTCTCAAGTCAAAAAGAACTAAGAAAAGTCAGTGAAAATGGAGGAGCTTTTGTTAGTACTATTCTTACAAATGAAGGTGAGAAAAGTTTTAAAGAGTATTTTGTAGATGAAAATGGAAGAATAAGAGGAATTGTAACTACTGCTTCATATGAGGCAAGAGCCTTTGGAGTGAAAACTGCAATGAGTGTAAATGAAGCTCTAAAACTTTGTCCAAATCTAAAAATGATTCCCCCAAACTATCCTTTATATCACGACTTATCAAAAAAATTATGTGAGCTTTTAAAAAAAGAAATTCCCTTAGTTGAGCAGTTTTCTATTGATGAATTCTTTGGAGATTTAAGTGGTTATATAAAAGATGAAGATGTAGAAGAGTTTGCCTTTAAATTAAAACAAAAGATAAAAAAAGAACTTGACTTACCAATATCAATTGGGATTGCACCTTCTAAATACCTTTCAAAACTAATTACTGAACATGCTAAACCAAATGGAATTAAATTTGTTAGAAAAGAGCATATAAGAAACTTCACAAAAGATATTCCAATAGAAGAGTTTCCAGGTATTGGCAAAAAATACCAAGAAAGACTAAAAGGTTATGGAATAAAAACCCTAGGAGATATAGAGGGTAAAAAAGACCTGTTTTACTCATGGAAGAAACCAGGAATTGAGCTATATAATAGAGTTTGTGGAATTGAAGATAATAAATTAAATCTTCAAAGAGATAAAAAATCTATAGGAATAGGAAGAAGTTTTGATCCTATTTATGATAGGGAAGAGTTAATTAGAAGAGTAATTATACTTAGTAGATATTTATCTTTTATCGTTAAAAAAGCAGATAAAAACCCACTATCTTATGCTTTACAAATAAGATATGAATCAAAAATAAAATCAAAAAACTTTGTAAATGTAAATAGAATCTTTAACGAAGAAAGTTTCAAGGCAAGAATAAAAGAGCTATTTTTAGAAATTGATAATCACCCTTCCCACGGAATTGTTCAATTAAATATAACAGTATATAACTTTTCAAAACCAAATGAATATACTTATAATATCTTTGAATATGAGAATGATTTAAAAAAGAAAAAACTAGGAAATGAAATACAAGCTTTGAGGGAAAAATATGGTGTTGATATTATCAAAACTGCTTCAGAGATAAAAAAAGAGAAATAA
- a CDS encoding YraN family protein: MSTKEKGQAAEQKACDYLKSYGFEIVEQNFYAKKLGEIDIISKKNDTYHFVEVKSSVDYESAINNITPSKISKLKRSIDYYLQTKKLDVAYCIDVIIIVDEDIDLISNITI; encoded by the coding sequence ATGTCTACAAAAGAGAAAGGCCAAGCAGCCGAACAAAAAGCATGTGACTATTTAAAATCCTATGGCTTTGAGATAGTTGAACAAAACTTTTATGCTAAAAAGCTTGGTGAGATAGATATCATTTCAAAGAAAAATGATACCTATCACTTTGTAGAAGTAAAATCCTCTGTTGATTATGAATCTGCTATAAATAATATAACTCCTTCCAAAATATCCAAATTAAAAAGAAGTATTGATTACTATTTACAAACAAAAAAACTTGATGTAGCTTATTGCATTGATGTAATAATTATTGTTGATGAAGATATTGATTTAATCTCAAATATTACTATATGA
- the thiS gene encoding sulfur carrier protein ThiS, with protein sequence MELIVNGENKNFPDNSTLQAIIDELRIEEKVMAAAVNMEIVKKDEWNSYTVKENDKLELLQFVGGG encoded by the coding sequence ATGGAGCTTATTGTTAATGGAGAAAATAAAAACTTCCCAGATAACTCTACATTACAAGCAATTATTGATGAATTAAGAATTGAAGAAAAAGTAATGGCAGCTGCTGTAAATATGGAAATTGTAAAAAAAGATGAATGGAATTCTTATACTGTAAAAGAGAATGACAAACTTGAACTTTTACAGTTTGTTGGTGGCGGTTGA
- a CDS encoding methyl-accepting chemotaxis protein, giving the protein MKSLSIKAKLLAIVISSIVIVSMIILVQSNIALYNTSGDVTDKFEKDAYHSKEAELKSYVEIAIKTVEAFYKRAQNDPENTESYKKAALDAIESIRYGKDGYYWINDSHPNMVMHAIKPALNGKDLSKVKDPNGVYLFVEMAKITQGNPKGGLVEYVWPKPGFEKPQPKFSYVMKFEPWDWVIGTGAYVDNISTSINKMKNATEEEIFSTMITNIVIIFIIMIILAFIMLLIAKKSIFDPLENFQNGLLNFFKYLNKEQSNVDMLDDSSKDEIGTMSKEVNQNIQKTQSLIEQDAALIEDVKRVVEEVKAGHLDKKISKTTQNEALKELQIIFNEMLEIMESNVHNDINEVNKVLSSFKNRDFRTNIQNPKGEVAKTLNELSEIINKMLLDNLTNGSTMNENAEMLRSNVEKLSVSSNQQAASLEETAAALEEITGTITNTSGNIAQMATYTQELTGSVKTGQNLASETTSSMEEINEQTELIADAITVIDQIAFQTNILSLNAAVEAATAGEAGKGFAVVAAEVRNLASRSAEAAKEIKTIVENATEKANNGKAISQKMIEGYDGIYAKVQETESLINDITTASKEQTTGIAQINDAVAQLDKATQENANVANNTSDIANQTSQMAMNIVNEANKSEFLNKTSVKTTSHSHTTEVNYSTQKVAPKKVEKKEPVQTRVIQAEKSNDDEWETF; this is encoded by the coding sequence ATGAAGAGTCTATCAATAAAAGCCAAGCTATTAGCAATCGTAATTAGTTCTATTGTTATAGTTTCTATGATTATTTTAGTTCAATCAAATATTGCACTATACAATACTTCTGGAGATGTTACTGACAAATTTGAAAAAGATGCATATCATTCAAAAGAAGCTGAACTAAAAAGTTATGTTGAGATAGCTATTAAAACTGTAGAAGCTTTTTATAAAAGAGCACAAAATGACCCTGAAAATACAGAAAGCTATAAAAAAGCTGCCTTAGATGCTATTGAAAGTATTAGATATGGTAAAGATGGTTACTACTGGATTAATGATTCACATCCAAATATGGTAATGCATGCTATTAAACCAGCTCTAAATGGAAAAGACTTATCAAAAGTAAAAGACCCAAATGGAGTATATCTATTTGTTGAGATGGCAAAAATCACTCAAGGAAATCCAAAAGGTGGTCTTGTAGAGTATGTTTGGCCAAAACCTGGTTTTGAAAAACCACAACCAAAGTTCTCTTATGTAATGAAGTTTGAACCATGGGATTGGGTTATTGGAACTGGTGCATATGTAGATAATATTAGTACTTCAATTAATAAAATGAAAAATGCCACAGAAGAAGAGATTTTTAGTACTATGATTACTAATATTGTAATTATCTTTATAATTATGATTATCTTAGCCTTTATTATGCTTTTAATTGCAAAGAAAAGTATTTTCGACCCACTTGAAAACTTCCAAAACGGTCTATTAAACTTCTTTAAATACCTAAATAAAGAGCAATCAAATGTTGATATGCTTGATGATAGTAGTAAAGATGAAATTGGTACTATGTCTAAAGAAGTAAATCAAAATATTCAAAAAACTCAATCTTTAATTGAGCAAGATGCTGCTTTAATTGAAGATGTAAAAAGAGTAGTTGAAGAAGTAAAAGCTGGTCATCTTGATAAAAAGATTAGTAAAACAACTCAAAATGAAGCACTTAAAGAGTTACAAATTATCTTTAATGAAATGCTAGAAATTATGGAAAGTAATGTTCACAATGATATCAATGAAGTTAACAAAGTATTAAGTAGCTTCAAAAACAGAGACTTTAGAACAAATATCCAAAATCCTAAAGGTGAAGTTGCAAAAACACTTAATGAATTATCAGAGATAATCAATAAAATGTTACTTGATAACTTAACAAATGGCTCTACTATGAATGAAAATGCAGAGATGCTACGTTCTAATGTTGAGAAATTAAGTGTAAGTTCAAATCAACAAGCTGCTTCATTAGAAGAGACTGCTGCTGCTTTAGAAGAGATTACTGGAACTATTACAAATACTTCTGGAAATATTGCTCAAATGGCAACTTATACTCAAGAATTAACAGGTTCTGTTAAAACAGGTCAAAACCTTGCTAGTGAAACAACTTCATCTATGGAAGAGATTAATGAACAAACAGAGCTTATTGCAGATGCAATTACAGTAATTGACCAAATTGCCTTCCAAACAAATATTCTATCTCTTAATGCAGCCGTTGAAGCAGCTACTGCTGGTGAAGCAGGAAAAGGTTTTGCAGTTGTTGCAGCAGAAGTTAGAAACTTAGCTTCGAGGTCAGCTGAAGCAGCAAAAGAGATTAAAACTATTGTTGAAAATGCTACAGAAAAAGCAAATAATGGTAAAGCTATTTCTCAAAAAATGATTGAAGGTTATGATGGAATTTATGCAAAAGTTCAAGAAACAGAAAGCCTAATCAATGACATTACAACTGCTTCTAAAGAACAAACAACTGGTATTGCACAGATTAATGATGCAGTTGCACAACTAGATAAAGCAACTCAAGAAAATGCTAACGTAGCTAATAATACAAGTGATATTGCAAACCAAACATCACAAATGGCAATGAACATTGTTAATGAAGCAAATAAGTCTGAGTTTTTAAATAAAACAAGCGTTAAAACAACAAGTCATTCTCATACTACAGAAGTAAACTACTCAACACAAAAAGTAGCACCTAAAAAAGTAGAGAAGAAAGAGCCTGTACAAACTAGAGTTATTCAAGCAGAAAAAAGTAATGATGACGAATGGGAAACTTTCTAA
- a CDS encoding SAM-dependent methyltransferase has translation MNSNKKTFKQYMHEWLYSNDGYYSTYKEIGKEGDFYTSVSTSSFFGGAIAKKIIDEIQNGNLKENTTILEIGAHHGYLLADIIQFIYTLKPELLKSLNFAIVERFEHLQKFQKEYMKESFGNEINLIHYNDINEVKLNSAFILANEVFDAFACELILEKENILYQAFLEDEKIVFEKCEDKKLLEHCKKYSLTKGEVCLDYEEFIKTIDSNIKNFHFLTFDYGDRFYRNDFSTRVYKNHEVLPIFDKKINLQTSYKTSDITYDVCFNYLIDIFEENNITNIKFDTQMNSLINFGVIELLEILKAHTSESVYLKELQKVKLLIEPTGMGDRFKTLYVKK, from the coding sequence ATGAATTCAAATAAAAAAACTTTCAAACAATATATGCATGAATGGCTTTATTCAAATGATGGATATTACAGTACTTATAAAGAGATTGGAAAAGAAGGAGACTTCTATACTTCAGTATCTACTTCAAGTTTTTTTGGTGGAGCTATTGCTAAAAAAATCATAGATGAAATTCAAAATGGCAACTTAAAAGAAAATACTACAATTTTAGAAATTGGAGCACATCATGGTTACCTTTTAGCTGATATTATTCAATTTATTTATACTTTAAAACCAGAACTTCTAAAGAGTCTTAATTTTGCTATTGTTGAAAGATTTGAACATTTACAAAAGTTTCAAAAAGAATACATGAAAGAATCATTTGGAAATGAGATTAATCTTATTCACTACAATGATATTAATGAAGTAAAACTTAACTCTGCTTTTATTTTAGCAAATGAAGTATTTGATGCCTTTGCTTGTGAATTAATTTTAGAAAAAGAAAATATCCTATACCAAGCATTTCTTGAAGATGAAAAAATAGTTTTTGAAAAATGTGAGGATAAAAAACTTTTAGAACACTGTAAAAAATACTCTCTAACTAAAGGTGAAGTTTGCTTAGATTATGAAGAGTTTATAAAAACAATTGATTCAAATATAAAAAACTTTCACTTTCTAACTTTTGATTATGGAGATAGATTTTATAGAAATGATTTTTCTACAAGAGTTTATAAAAACCACGAAGTATTACCAATTTTTGATAAAAAAATAAATCTACAAACTTCTTATAAAACAAGTGATATTACCTATGATGTATGTTTTAATTATTTAATTGATATATTTGAGGAAAATAATATCACCAATATTAAATTTGATACACAAATGAATTCTCTTATTAACTTTGGAGTAATAGAACTGCTTGAAATACTAAAAGCTCATACAAGTGAGTCTGTCTACTTAAAAGAGCTTCAAAAAGTCAAACTTCTTATTGAGCCTACTGGAATGGGAGATAGGTTTAAAACTCTTTATGTAAAAAAGTAA
- the pyk gene encoding pyruvate kinase gives MEKRTKILATLGPASNSVEMIEGLIKAGANMFRLNFSHGDHEYHLNTLNNIRTAMNNLNTTIAVLQDISGPKVRIGDVKEPFELLKGDEITFVRNEIVGEKQADKKYIVSINYPELLDKVKVDEYIYLYDGTIRAKVTQTGEEIKAVVENHGVLASKKGINFPNTVIDIDVITEKDKKDIAWGVENKVDYFAISFVQNKRDMEHARELLGSYKGKLIAKIEKFDAVENIDEIIEASDGLMVARGDLGIEVPYYEVPTIQKRLIKKANEACMPVITATQMLLSMTENERATRAEISDVANAVLDGTDVVMLSEESAVGVDPINTVETMANIIKKTEEIYPFDKHEKLAYHDEFDVIQATATKLADDLNAKGIIALTSSGKSAMKISRYRPKTPIYIFSHKRRVLNPLCANWGVFPIAKIKAAQASKMIHIMLKKLEAKGLLDKEGIYIATIGYPVGIPGSTNTIKILTPSEMDYYLNLPAMKKK, from the coding sequence ATGGAAAAAAGAACGAAGATTTTAGCAACACTAGGACCTGCAAGTAACAGTGTTGAGATGATTGAGGGGCTAATTAAAGCTGGGGCAAATATGTTCAGGCTTAATTTTTCACATGGTGATCATGAGTATCATTTAAATACATTAAATAATATTAGAACTGCTATGAATAATCTTAATACTACAATTGCAGTATTACAAGATATTTCTGGTCCTAAAGTGAGAATTGGTGATGTTAAAGAGCCTTTTGAACTATTAAAAGGTGATGAAATTACTTTTGTTAGAAATGAAATAGTTGGAGAAAAACAAGCTGATAAAAAATATATAGTATCAATCAACTATCCAGAACTACTTGATAAAGTAAAAGTAGATGAGTATATCTATTTATATGATGGAACTATTAGAGCAAAAGTTACTCAAACAGGTGAAGAGATTAAAGCAGTTGTTGAAAACCATGGAGTATTAGCTTCTAAAAAAGGAATTAACTTTCCAAATACTGTAATTGATATTGATGTTATTACTGAAAAAGATAAAAAAGATATTGCTTGGGGTGTTGAAAATAAAGTTGATTACTTTGCTATCTCTTTTGTTCAAAATAAAAGAGATATGGAACATGCAAGAGAACTTCTAGGTAGCTATAAGGGTAAACTTATTGCAAAAATTGAGAAGTTTGATGCTGTTGAGAATATCGATGAAATTATTGAAGCAAGTGATGGTTTAATGGTTGCAAGGGGTGACCTTGGAATTGAAGTACCATATTATGAAGTACCAACTATTCAAAAAAGACTTATCAAAAAAGCAAATGAAGCTTGTATGCCAGTTATTACTGCAACACAAATGCTTTTATCAATGACAGAAAATGAAAGAGCAACAAGAGCTGAAATCTCAGACGTTGCAAATGCTGTTTTAGATGGAACTGATGTTGTTATGTTAAGTGAAGAGAGTGCTGTTGGAGTTGATCCAATTAACACTGTTGAAACAATGGCTAATATTATCAAAAAAACTGAAGAGATTTATCCTTTTGATAAGCATGAAAAGTTAGCATACCATGATGAGTTTGATGTTATTCAAGCCACAGCTACAAAGTTAGCAGATGATTTAAATGCTAAAGGTATTATTGCTCTTACAAGTTCAGGTAAGTCTGCAATGAAAATATCTAGATATAGACCTAAAACACCGATTTATATCTTCTCACATAAAAGAAGAGTATTAAATCCTTTATGTGCAAACTGGGGAGTTTTCCCAATTGCTAAAATCAAAGCTGCACAAGCATCTAAGATGATTCATATTATGCTTAAAAAGCTTGAAGCTAAAGGATTATTAGATAAAGAGGGAATCTATATTGCTACAATTGGATATCCAGTAGGTATTCCAGGAAGTACAAATACTATTAAGATATTAACTCCATCTGAGATGGATTACTATTTAAACCTTCCAGCAATGAAGAAAAAATAG